The Thermincola ferriacetica genomic sequence ATGAAACCGCAGTGAGCGGTAGTTCCCCCTTACAGAGGCTGCGGAAAAGGGATAATCCCGGCTACCATGTAGCTATGCTGCATGGCACCGTAAAAACCCTGCCCTTGGTCCGGGATAATTACGGCCCGATAGAGGCAACAGAAATTGCCCATTCTGGCATGGATTACATTGCTTTAGGGCATTACCATAATTTTCAGGACTGTTCGGCGGGAAGAGTAAAAGCCTTTTACTCCGGATCGCCAAGCACATTGTCTTTTGATAATATTGGGGAGAGGTATGTCCTTTTGGTGGAATTTTCTGCCGTCGGCACAGGGATAACCCCTGTCCCCATACCTTCCCGGCCATATAAGGTATACCAATATAACGCAACGGGAAAAACCCTGCCGGACCTCTACCGGCAGTTAGAAAGGTGGACGGATCCGGAAGCCTGTGTAAAGGTAATTATAAAAGGTATTGTTGACCTGGACCTGTATCCACTGCAGGTTAAAATCAGGGAACAGTTTGCGGAGAAGTTCTTTTACCTGGAAGTAGTTGAGGATACTACTCTGGTTCCCGCTTGTCATCCCAACGACCAGACTATTAAAGGAATTTTTGTCAGAAAAATTAACGAACGCCTGAACAGCCCAAACCTGACAGAAGAAGAACGCCTTCTGCTGCTGGAAACCCTTCGGGTTGGCTTAACGGCCATTGAAGGGAGGCGCCTCGATTGAGACTAAAGGAAGTCCATATTACCGGTTTTGGCAAACTTGTGCACCAGGCATTCCGCTTCAGCGAGTCCTTCCATATCGTCAAAGGCCTTAATGAAGCGGGGAAAACCACCCTGGTAAATGCCATACTGGGCATCCTTTACGGCTTCAAGGGTCGCAGCGAAGAAGTAAAAGCCCTGCGGGAAAGCTACAGACCCTGGGATGAGACAGCGCCTTACCGGGCGAGTATGGTAGTTAACTTTGGTGATGCTTTTGACTACAAAATTGAACGTGATTTTAAAGGTGACCAGGTGCAGGTAACCAAACTACAGGACGGTCGGGAACTGCCGGCAGACGTTTCTGTCGAGGACCTGCTGCGGGAAAGGCTGGGTTTGCCATCGGGCAAGCTGTTTCAAAGCACTCTGCTGATAAAGCAGGAAGAAGTGGCTGAACTTAACCGGACAGAATTAACTGATGCCATCATCAAAAAAATAACGGAAAGTGGTTCAGGCATATCAGTCAAGGAAATCCTGGCCATACTGGCCGACCGTCTGAAAGAGTTAAACCGGGGATTTGGCCGGCAAACTCCTAATCCCGGTCCTATAAAAGCCTGCCTGGAAGAAATTAAGCGCCTTAGAGAGGAACTCGATGAGGTAACGGCATATTATGCCGAATATAACGGGATATTGGACCGGCTGAAGCGAAAACAGGCCGAAAAGGAAAGCCTCGAGCGGCGGATTGCGGAAATAGCTCCCCTCCTAGAGGATTATGAAAACCGTTGTGGTTTCAGGGAGCGGTACGAGCAATTGACGGCCAGGCTGACAAATCTGCAGGAAATTAGGAGGAAAATTGCTGAAAAGGAACAGGAACTGAACGAATTAAATAACCGCCTGATTCTTTTTCAGGCGGGCGACCGGGCATTTAACCCGGAAAACCTGCAAAACCTGGAATACCTGGACCGTAAAATTAACCAGGTTGAACAGAGGATAGAACAAGTCAATTCCGAGTACCAGAAAGTGAAGGGTAAGAGGCAGGTAGTCCAGCGGGAGATGGGTGACTACAGTAAAACGATGGCCGTCTACTATTCTGTCCGCTACAATGAAAAAAACCTCGCGGAAGCCCGCCGGTTGCAGGCCGCTATCAGTAACCTGCAGCAGGAAATTTCCGAGAAAGAACAAAGGTTGGATGAGCTGGCCGCATATCGGGGCAGCAGGTTTTCCTGGACTTTTTGGCTGGGGCTTGGGCTCTGTCTGTTTTCTGCTGTAGGGGTGTTTACAGGCAGTATATGGGGTTATGTGGTGGCCAGCATCATGGTCGCCAGTGGTATTCTGATTATTTATTTCGGCGGCCTGGATGTGAAGCACGGTGTATCCAAGGAACTGGCGAAAATAACCGCAACAGAATTAGAAAGAGCAAAGTCAGGTTTAACGACATATAAGCGAATGCTGGAAGGCATTCTTGACCACGAAGAACTTGAAGAATTTGAAACAAAAGTAAAGGAACAGATCCAAATAAAGCAGAAAATCCAACTGCTGGAGGAAGAACTCCGGAGCCTGGACCCGGAACCCTATGAAGAACAGTTGGATGATTTGCAAAGAGAGCTTAACCAGTACTTGCGGCAACTGAAGGAAATTTTGCAGCAGGCCGGTGTCGAGTCAGCGGAACAATTTAAAAGAGATTACGAAAAGTACAAAGATCTGAAAGCAGAGGTAAAATTTGCCAGTGATACTCTGACTTTTTTAAGAGAAGAAACTCATGCTGAAAACATTGACAAAGAAATAGCCGTTCTGGAGGAAGAAATTGACGGGCTCCGACAGCAATTGGGGACAGAAATCATTACTGAGGCGGAGTATCTCCGGCTGAAAGAGGAGTTGGCCGAATTGACCGGCCTGTTGGAAAGGGCCCGCGAGGAAGAAATAAAGATTGCCGCGGGTTTGGAGAATTACAGCCGCCTTATTCTCTTGGATCGCGATATCTGGAGCCTCAAATCGGCCTTGACCGAAAAAGAGGCTTTATTAAAGCAGCTTGAGTTGGAAGGCAAAAGCATAGAACTTGCTGTCAAGCTTATTCAGGAAGCCACAGAAGAGGCCAGGTCAAAGCTTGCTCCACAGGTAAAGGATAAGGTAATAAAAATATTTCAATGGATTACCAAGAAAAGGTACCGGGATGTTCGACTGGAGATGGAAGGGGACAAACTGGTCTTTCAATATCTGGATGAGCAATACAATTGTTACCGTGATGTCCAGTACCTGAGTACCGGTACCAGGGACCAACTCTACCTGGCATTGAGAATTGCCCTTGGCGAGTACTTGACAAATTGCGCAACTTTTCCCATTTTCCTGGATGACCCATTTGTAAACTTTGACAGTGAGCGGCTGCTTAAGACTATCGAAATATTAAGAGTACTGGCTAAGGAGCACCAAATTATCTGGTTGACCAAAGATGAGCATCTTTTGGCTGGTATTCCGGAAGCTGCTGTCACCAGCAT encodes the following:
- a CDS encoding metallophosphoesterase family protein, which encodes MNVKLLHTSDLHIDWLFGKFSEQARKVRRRELLRVLDVIADVAIAEEVQGVLVAGDLFDSSRVDRHTLTTVWLAFERLTNRGIKVFVIPGNHDEEITRMFAGIGEDNENVYLFAPGRENVVELENLTIYGVPYETAVSGSSPLQRLRKRDNPGYHVAMLHGTVKTLPLVRDNYGPIEATEIAHSGMDYIALGHYHNFQDCSAGRVKAFYSGSPSTLSFDNIGERYVLLVEFSAVGTGITPVPIPSRPYKVYQYNATGKTLPDLYRQLERWTDPEACVKVIIKGIVDLDLYPLQVKIREQFAEKFFYLEVVEDTTLVPACHPNDQTIKGIFVRKINERLNSPNLTEEERLLLLETLRVGLTAIEGRRLD
- a CDS encoding AAA family ATPase, with the protein product MRLKEVHITGFGKLVHQAFRFSESFHIVKGLNEAGKTTLVNAILGILYGFKGRSEEVKALRESYRPWDETAPYRASMVVNFGDAFDYKIERDFKGDQVQVTKLQDGRELPADVSVEDLLRERLGLPSGKLFQSTLLIKQEEVAELNRTELTDAIIKKITESGSGISVKEILAILADRLKELNRGFGRQTPNPGPIKACLEEIKRLREELDEVTAYYAEYNGILDRLKRKQAEKESLERRIAEIAPLLEDYENRCGFRERYEQLTARLTNLQEIRRKIAEKEQELNELNNRLILFQAGDRAFNPENLQNLEYLDRKINQVEQRIEQVNSEYQKVKGKRQVVQREMGDYSKTMAVYYSVRYNEKNLAEARRLQAAISNLQQEISEKEQRLDELAAYRGSRFSWTFWLGLGLCLFSAVGVFTGSIWGYVVASIMVASGILIIYFGGLDVKHGVSKELAKITATELERAKSGLTTYKRMLEGILDHEELEEFETKVKEQIQIKQKIQLLEEELRSLDPEPYEEQLDDLQRELNQYLRQLKEILQQAGVESAEQFKRDYEKYKDLKAEVKFASDTLTFLREETHAENIDKEIAVLEEEIDGLRQQLGTEIITEAEYLRLKEELAELTGLLERAREEEIKIAAGLENYSRLILLDRDIWSLKSALTEKEALLKQLELEGKSIELAVKLIQEATEEARSKLAPQVKDKVIKIFQWITKKRYRDVRLEMEGDKLVFQYLDEQYNCYRDVQYLSTGTRDQLYLALRIALGEYLTNCATFPIFLDDPFVNFDSERLLKTIEILRVLAKEHQIIWLTKDEHLLAGIPEAAVTSI